A window of the Hevea brasiliensis isolate MT/VB/25A 57/8 chromosome 6, ASM3005281v1, whole genome shotgun sequence genome harbors these coding sequences:
- the LOC110653353 gene encoding ras-related protein RABA5e: protein MSSDDEGGEEYLFKIVIIGDSAVGKSNLLSRYARNEFNLHSKATIGVEFQTQSMEIDGKEVKAQIWDTAGQERFRAVTSAYYRGAVGALIVYDISRRTTFDSVGRWLEELKTHSDTTVARMLVGNKCDLENIRDVSVEEGKSLAEAEGLFFMETSALDSTNVKKAFEIVIREIYNNVSRKVLNSDTYKAELSLNRVTLVNNGTDGSKQSQNYFSSCCSR from the exons ATGTCGTCGGACGATGAGGGAGGAGAGGAGTACCTTTTCAAGATCGTGATTATTGGGGACTCTGCTGTCGGCAAATCCAATCTCCTGTCTCGGTATGCGCGGAACGAGTTCAATTTGCACTCCAAGGCCACCATAGGTGTGGAATTCCAGACCCAGAGCATGGAAATCGATGGCAAGGAAGTCAAGGCTCAGATTTGGGACACCGCCGGTCAAGAGAGGTTCCGTGCTGTAACTTCTGCTTACTATAGAGGTGCTGTTGGTGCTCTCATTGTGTACGATATTAGCCGCCGCACTACTTTTGATAGCGTTGGTCGTTGGCTTGAGGAGCTCAAGA CTCATTCTGATACAACTGTGGCAAGGATGCTGGTTGGGAACAAATGTGATTTAGAGAATATCAGGGATGTCAGTGTTGAGGAAGGCAAAAGCCTTGCAGAAGCCGAAGGATTATTTTTCATGGAGACATCCGCCCTTGATTCAACAAATGTTAAAAAGGCTTTTGAGATTGTTATCCGAGAGATTTATAATAATGTGAGCCGGAAAGTCTTGAACTCAGATACATACAAGGCTGAATTGTCATTGAACAGGGTAACTCTTGTTAATAATGGGACTGACGGATCAAAACAATCTCAAAACTATTTTTCATCTTGTTGCTCCAGGTGA